The region TATCCTGACCGTGCAAAGGTAGCATAATCACTTGTTCCTTAATTAGGGACTAGCATGAACGGCTAAACGAGGGTCCAACTGTCTCTTATCTTTAATCAGTGAAATTGACCTTTCAGTGAAGAGGCTGAAATATAATAATAAGACGAGAAGACCCTATGGAGCTTAAATTATATAACTTATCTATTTAATTTATTAAACCTAATGGCCCAAAAACTATAGTATAAGTTTGAAATTTCGGTTGGGGTGACCTCGGAGAATAAAAAATCCTCCGAATGATTATAACCTAGACTTACAAGTCAAAGTAAAATCAACATATCTTATTGACCCAGATATATTTTGATCAACGGACCAAGTTACCCTAGGGATAACAGCGCAATCCTATTTAAGAGTTCATATCGACAATTAGGGTTTACGACCTCGATGTTGGATCAGGACATCCCAATGGTGTAGAAGCTATTAATGGTTCGTTTGTTCAACGATTAAAGTCCTACGTGATCTGAGTTCAGACCGGAGCAATCCAGGTCGGTTTCTATCTATTTACGATTTCTCCCAGTACGAAAGGACAAGAGAAATAGAGCCACCTTACAAATAAGCGCTCTCAACTTAATTTATGAATAAAATCTAAATAAAATATATACGTACACCCTCTAACCTAGAGAAGGTTATTAGGGTGGCAGAGCCAGGAAATTGCGTAAGACTTAAAACCTTGTTCCCAGAGGTTCAAATCCTCTCCCTAATAGTGTTCTTTATTAATATCCTAACACTCCTCGTCCCCATTCTAATCGCCATAGCCTTCCTAACATTAGTAGAACGCAAAATCTTAGGGTACATACAACTACGAAAAGGCCCTAACATTGTTGGTCCATACGGCATTTTACAACCATTTGCAGACGCCATAAAATTATTTATAAAAGAACCAATACGCCCTTTAACAACCTCTATATCCTTATTTATTATTGCACCTACCCTATCACTCACACTAGCATTAAGTCTATGAGTTCCCCTACCAATACCACACCCATTAATTAATTTAAACCTAGGGATTTTATTTATTTTAGCAACATCTAGCCTATCAGTTTACTCCATTCTATGATCAGGATGAGCCTCAAACTCCAAATACTCACTATTCGGAGCTTTACGAGCCGTAGCCCAAACAATTTCATATGAAGTAACCATAGCTATTATCCTTTTATCAGTTCTATTAATAAATGGATCCTACTCTCTACAAACACTTATTACAACCCAAGAACACATATGATTACTTCTGCCAGCCTGACCCATAGCCATAATATGATTTATCTCAACCCTAGCAGAAACAAACCGGGCCCCCTTCGACCTGACAGAAGGAGAATCAGAATTAGTATCAGGGTTTAACGTAGAATACGCAGCCGGCCCATTCGCGTTATTCTTTATAGCAGAGTACACTAACATTATTCTAATAAACGCCCTAACAACTATTATCTTCCTAGGACCCCTATACTATATCAATTTACCAGAACTCTACTCAACTAACTTCATAATAGAAGCTCTACTACTATCATCAACATTCCTATGGATCCGAGCATCTTATCCACGCTTCCGTTACGATCAACTTATACATCTTCTATGAAAAAACTTTCTACCCCTAACACTAGCATTATGTATGTGACATATTTCTTTACCAATTTTTACAGCGGGAGTACCACCATACATATAGAAATATGTCTGATAAAAGAATTACTTTGATAGAGTAAATTATAGAGGTTCAAGCCCTCTTATTTCTAGGACAATAGGAATTGAACCTACACTTAAGAATTCAAAATTCTCCGTGCTACCTAAACACCTTATCCTAATAGTAAGGTCAGCTAATTAAGCTATCGGGCCCATACCCCGAAAACGTTGGTTTAAATCCTTCCCGTACTAATAAATCCTATCACCCTTGCCATCATCTACTTCACAATCTTCTTAGGTCCTGTAATCACAATATCCAGCACCAACCTAATACTAATATGAGTAGGCCTGGAATTCAGCCTACTAGCAATTATCCCCATACTAATCAACAAAAAAAACCCACGATCAACTGAAGCAGCAACAAAATACTTCGTCACACAAGCAACAGCCTCAATAATTATCCTCCTGGCCATCGTACTCAACTATAAACAACTAGGAACATGAATATTTCAACAACAAACAAACGGTCTTATCCTTAACATAACATTAATAGCCCTATCCATAAAACTAGGCCTCGCCCCATTCCACTTCTGATTACCAGAAGTAACTCAAGGGATCCCACTGCACATAGGACTTATTCTTCTTACATGACAAAAAATTGCTCCCCTATCAATTTTAATTCAAATTTACCCGCTACTCAACTCTACTATCATTTTAATACTAGCAATTACTTCTATTTTCATAGGGGCATGAGGAGGACTTAACCAAACACAAATACGAAAAATTATAGCCTATTCATCAATTGCCCACATAGGATGAATATTAGCAATTCTTCCTTACAACCCATCCCTCACTCTACTCAACCTCATAATCTATATTATTCTTACAGCCCCTATATTCATAGCACTTATACTAAATAACTCTATAACCATCAACTCAATCTCACTTCTATGAAATAAAACTCCAGCAATACTAACTATAATCTCACTGATATTACTATCCCTAGGAGGCCTTCCACCACTAACAGGATTCTTACCAAAATGAATTATCATCACAGAACTTATAAAAAACAACTGTCTAATTATAGCAACACTCATAGCAATAATAGCTCTACTAA is a window of Mus musculus mitochondrion, complete genome DNA encoding:
- the ND1 gene encoding NADH dehydrogenase subunit 1, with product MFFINILTLLVPILIAMAFLTLVERKILGYMQLRKGPNIVGPYGILQPFADAMKLFMKEPMRPLTTSMSLFIIAPTLSLTLALSLWVPLPMPHPLINLNLGILFILATSSLSVYSILWSGWASNSKYSLFGALRAVAQTISYEVTMAIILLSVLLMNGSYSLQTLITTQEHMWLLLPAWPMAMMWFISTLAETNRAPFDLTEGESELVSGFNVEYAAGPFALFFMAEYTNIILMNALTTIIFLGPLYYINLPELYSTNFMMEALLLSSTFLWIRASYPRFRYDQLMHLLWKNFLPLTLALCMWHISLPIFTAGVPPYM
- the ND2 gene encoding NADH dehydrogenase subunit 2, producing the protein MNPITLAIIYFTIFLGPVITMSSTNLMLMWVGLEFSLLAIIPMLINKKNPRSTEAATKYFVTQATASMIILLAIVLNYKQLGTWMFQQQTNGLILNMTLMALSMKLGLAPFHFWLPEVTQGIPLHMGLILLTWQKIAPLSILIQIYPLLNSTIILMLAITSIFMGAWGGLNQTQMRKIMAYSSIAHMGWMLAILPYNPSLTLLNLMIYIILTAPMFMALMLNNSMTINSISLLWNKTPAMLTMISLMLLSLGGLPPLTGFLPKWIIITELMKNNCLIMATLMAMMALLNLFFYTRLIYSTSLTMFPTNNNSKMMTHQTKTKPNLMFSTLAIMSTMTLPLAPQLIT